In the genome of Polaribacter atrinae, one region contains:
- a CDS encoding alpha-L-fucosidase: protein MKSVTISLLILVVVIVQSCSSVEPPKPNYPIPTEHQMAWQEMEFYGFIHFSINTFTDVEWGYGDKSPELFNPTELNVRQWVKVAKEAGMKGLILTDKHHDGFCLWPSEYTDYSVKNSPWKNGKGDVVKELAEACKEYGLKMGIYLSPWDRNHADYGKPEYIEYFRNQLTELLTNYGDIFEVWFDGANGGDGYYGGANEVRTVDKKTYYDWENTNALIRKLQPNAIIWSDNGPDARWVGNEHGFSYDTTWSPLLRDSIYGGMPEYKTKYAFGQENGTHWVPAEADVSIRPGWYYHKSEDNKVKTLKELLNIYYNSIGKNSTFLLNLPVDRRGIVNENDERQLKKLTAQLKVDFANNLALKVKTTASNVRGSSSTYNADNAVDNDKNTYWATDDNIIKSSITIDFEKPTLFNRFLIQEYIQLGQRVKQFSLEAEINGKWKTIDNQTTIGYKRILRLAEVTATKIRINIEDARGCPLISNIEVYHAPIIVDAPKISRNKKGEISLQAPEEGLIVYYTLNGETPTTASSKYSIPFLIEHPTVLKTISIDPATDRTSDIITENFDISKNLWKITTLKGAPITEQAIDENPLTNWIANKHTLSNYKIDLGKTTDIKGFTYTPTQGKRVSGVITHYIFYGSIDGKSWIQLSKGEFSNIVSNPIQQKVLFKKTTSVKYIKLIANKIMNDKDQATIAEIGVITK from the coding sequence ATGAAATCTGTAACAATCTCTTTATTAATACTTGTAGTAGTAATTGTTCAATCTTGCTCTTCAGTAGAACCTCCAAAACCAAACTACCCAATCCCTACAGAACATCAAATGGCGTGGCAAGAAATGGAGTTTTATGGTTTTATTCACTTTAGCATCAATACATTTACAGATGTAGAATGGGGATATGGAGATAAATCTCCAGAATTATTTAACCCAACCGAATTAAATGTGCGTCAGTGGGTAAAAGTAGCTAAAGAAGCAGGAATGAAAGGTTTAATTTTAACAGACAAACACCACGACGGATTTTGCTTATGGCCTTCTGAATACACGGATTATTCTGTAAAAAATTCTCCATGGAAAAACGGTAAAGGTGATGTTGTAAAAGAACTAGCAGAAGCTTGTAAAGAATACGGCTTAAAAATGGGGATTTATTTATCTCCATGGGACAGAAATCATGCCGACTATGGTAAACCAGAGTATATTGAATATTTTAGAAACCAACTAACCGAATTATTAACCAATTATGGCGATATTTTTGAAGTTTGGTTTGATGGCGCCAATGGTGGCGATGGATATTACGGAGGCGCAAATGAAGTACGAACAGTAGATAAAAAAACGTATTACGATTGGGAAAACACGAATGCTTTAATAAGAAAACTGCAACCTAATGCAATTATTTGGAGCGACAATGGTCCAGATGCACGTTGGGTAGGTAATGAACATGGTTTTTCTTATGATACCACTTGGTCTCCGCTATTAAGAGACTCTATTTATGGCGGTATGCCAGAATACAAAACCAAATATGCTTTTGGGCAAGAAAACGGTACACATTGGGTGCCTGCAGAAGCAGATGTATCTATTCGTCCGGGTTGGTATTACCATAAATCTGAAGATAATAAAGTAAAAACCTTAAAAGAATTATTAAACATATACTATAATTCAATTGGAAAAAACAGTACTTTTTTATTAAACCTACCGGTTGATAGAAGAGGTATAGTAAACGAAAATGATGAACGCCAACTAAAAAAATTAACAGCACAGTTAAAAGTAGATTTTGCTAATAACCTAGCTTTAAAAGTAAAAACTACTGCAAGTAATGTTCGTGGAAGCTCATCTACTTATAATGCTGATAACGCTGTAGACAATGACAAAAACACGTATTGGGCAACAGATGACAACATTATAAAATCGTCTATAACTATAGATTTTGAAAAACCTACCCTATTTAACAGGTTCTTAATTCAAGAATACATTCAATTAGGACAACGTGTAAAACAGTTTTCTTTGGAAGCTGAAATTAATGGAAAATGGAAAACTATAGACAACCAAACTACCATAGGTTACAAAAGAATTTTAAGGCTTGCTGAGGTAACAGCAACCAAAATTAGAATAAATATTGAAGATGCAAGAGGTTGTCCATTAATTTCTAATATAGAAGTTTACCACGCTCCAATAATTGTAGATGCTCCTAAAATAAGCAGAAATAAAAAAGGCGAAATCAGTTTACAAGCACCAGAAGAAGGCTTAATAGTTTATTACACTTTAAACGGAGAAACACCTACAACAGCATCTTCAAAATATTCGATTCCTTTTTTAATTGAGCACCCAACGGTTCTAAAAACAATATCAATAGATCCAGCTACTGATCGTACAAGTGACATTATCACAGAAAATTTTGATATTAGTAAAAATCTTTGGAAAATAACGACATTAAAAGGTGCACCAATTACAGAACAGGCTATTGATGAAAACCCATTAACAAATTGGATTGCCAACAAACATACACTATCCAATTATAAAATAGATTTAGGAAAAACTACCGATATAAAAGGATTTACCTACACACCTACTCAAGGCAAAAGGGTTTCTGGCGTAATTACACATTATATTTTTTACGGAAGTATCGATGGTAAAAGTTGGATTCAATTATCAAAAGGTGAATTTTCTAATATCGTCTCTAACCCTATTCAACAAAAAGTACTTTTCAAAAAAACTACTTCTGTAAAATATATAAAATTAATTGCCAATAAAATAATGAATGATAAAGACCAAGCAACCATTGCAGAAATAGGCGTTATCACAAAATAA
- a CDS encoding Gfo/Idh/MocA family protein gives MSSRRNFVKKTALLGAGLTMLPNMAFGAVDSSSTKKVRLAFIGIGERGIMHLSNAMHRKDLEVTAICDVDSKRIDIALKMVADRKFKKPQVFGNSDYDYKNLLALKEVDAVVISTPWLWHTRMAVDAMKAGKYTGLEVSAANTMEECWDLVNTHEETGTHLMLLENVNYRRDVLAVLNMVKQNVFGELVHFRCGYQHDLREVKFNNGKQPYGGGVEFGDKGYSEAKWRTQHSLLRNADVYPTHGVGPIAAMCDINRGNRFMSLTSHATKGIGLHNYIIEKGGKEHPNAKLKFKQGDVITSTIETANGETIIITHDCNLPRPYSLGFRVQGANGLWEVDGNRMYIEGESKPHHWDEAGEWLKKYDHPLWKKYEEQATGAGHGGMDFFVLNAFIESVKENVAPPIDVYDAAAWSAVTPLSEASIENNGEPQDFPDFTRGMWVKRKPYNWIKETY, from the coding sequence ATGAGTTCTAGAAGAAATTTTGTAAAAAAAACAGCGCTTTTGGGTGCTGGATTAACAATGCTACCAAACATGGCGTTTGGTGCTGTAGATAGTAGTTCTACCAAAAAAGTTAGGTTAGCTTTTATTGGTATTGGAGAAAGGGGTATTATGCATTTAAGCAATGCTATGCATAGAAAAGATTTAGAAGTTACTGCTATTTGTGATGTAGATTCTAAACGAATAGATATTGCGCTAAAAATGGTAGCTGATAGAAAGTTTAAAAAACCACAAGTTTTTGGGAATTCAGATTATGATTATAAAAACTTACTAGCATTAAAAGAAGTAGATGCTGTAGTAATTTCTACACCTTGGTTATGGCATACAAGAATGGCGGTAGACGCCATGAAAGCAGGGAAATATACGGGGTTAGAGGTTTCTGCCGCAAATACAATGGAAGAGTGTTGGGACTTAGTGAATACTCATGAAGAAACAGGGACACATTTAATGCTTTTAGAAAACGTAAATTATCGTAGAGATGTACTTGCAGTTTTAAATATGGTAAAACAAAATGTTTTTGGTGAGTTGGTTCATTTTAGATGTGGTTACCAGCACGATTTACGTGAAGTTAAGTTTAACAATGGTAAACAACCTTACGGAGGAGGTGTGGAGTTTGGTGATAAAGGATATTCGGAAGCTAAATGGCGCACACAACACTCACTTTTAAGAAATGCAGACGTGTATCCTACTCATGGTGTAGGTCCTATTGCTGCAATGTGTGATATTAATAGAGGAAACCGTTTTATGTCTTTAACCTCACATGCTACTAAAGGTATTGGTTTGCATAATTATATTATCGAAAAAGGGGGAAAAGAGCATCCTAATGCAAAATTAAAATTTAAGCAAGGAGATGTGATTACTTCTACAATTGAAACAGCTAACGGAGAAACCATTATTATAACTCACGATTGTAATTTACCAAGACCATATTCTTTAGGTTTTAGAGTGCAAGGAGCTAATGGTTTATGGGAAGTAGATGGTAACCGCATGTATATTGAAGGTGAATCTAAACCACACCATTGGGATGAAGCAGGTGAGTGGCTTAAGAAATATGATCATCCTTTATGGAAAAAGTATGAAGAACAGGCTACTGGAGCAGGACATGGAGGTATGGACTTTTTTGTATTAAATGCCTTTATAGAATCTGTAAAAGAAAATGTAGCACCACCTATAGATGTCTATGATGCTGCAGCTTGGAGTGCTGTAACACCGCTCTCTGAAGCTTCTATTGAAAATAATGGAGAACCTCAAGATTTTCCAGATTTTACAAGAGGTATGTGGGTAAAGCGTAAACCTTATAATTGGATAAAAGAAACGTATTAA
- the nagB gene encoding glucosamine-6-phosphate deaminase, protein MLKSTIDKATGFEKRFENIGTIVYEDSTSAAKSIAQEIANLIKVKQSQRQPCILGLATGSSPKGLYAELVRLHKEEGLSFKNVVSFNLDEYYPIEPDSINSYVRFMQEQLFNHIDILPENCHVPDGTLSKESIRDYCDQYEAKIEALGGIDLQILGIGGNGHIGFNESGSLQNSKTRLVALDHITRVAASGDFSGLENTPRTAITLGVKKIMEAKRVILMAWGESKSNIIKASVEAEVTSLVPASYLQEHRNATFILDQAAASKLTRINTPWLVEKIVWTDQLIRKAVLSLALNLKKPILMLTDADYIENGMSDLLADSGPAYDINIKIFNKLQNTITGWPGGKPNADDSKRPERAEPAKKRVLIFSPHPDDDIISMGGTFKRLHEQGHEVHLGYQTSGNIAVADDEALRFASFVCDYNEKFGIDNSEATTIYKNAATFLKNKKASEIDTPEVRYIKGLIRKGEARAACNFIGLPDLQIHFMNLPFYETGAIKKNPIGVGDVEITKELIEKIKPHQIFAAGDLADPHGTHKVCLDAIFAAVRELKPKKFMKDCWVWLYRGAWQEWGVDEIEMAVPMGPDQVLEKRKGIFKHQSQKDGVVFQGADSREFWQRAEDRNRETAELYDQLGLSHYAAMEAFVRWHY, encoded by the coding sequence ATGTTAAAAAGTACTATAGACAAAGCAACAGGTTTCGAAAAAAGATTCGAAAATATTGGAACTATCGTTTATGAAGACTCTACATCAGCAGCTAAATCAATTGCACAAGAAATTGCAAACCTAATTAAGGTAAAACAATCGCAAAGACAACCGTGTATTTTAGGTTTAGCAACAGGTTCTTCACCAAAAGGTCTGTATGCAGAATTGGTAAGGTTACATAAAGAAGAAGGCCTAAGTTTTAAAAACGTAGTGTCTTTTAATTTAGATGAATACTACCCAATTGAACCAGATTCTATAAACAGTTATGTTCGTTTTATGCAAGAACAATTGTTTAATCACATAGATATTTTACCAGAAAATTGTCATGTTCCAGACGGAACATTGTCAAAAGAAAGTATTAGAGATTATTGTGATCAATATGAAGCAAAAATTGAAGCTTTAGGAGGCATTGATTTACAAATTTTAGGAATTGGAGGAAATGGTCATATTGGTTTTAACGAATCGGGATCTCTTCAAAACTCTAAAACAAGATTGGTTGCCTTAGACCACATTACAAGAGTAGCGGCAAGTGGCGATTTTTCTGGATTAGAAAATACACCAAGAACTGCAATTACTCTAGGAGTTAAAAAAATAATGGAAGCTAAAAGAGTCATTTTAATGGCTTGGGGAGAAAGTAAATCTAACATTATAAAAGCCTCTGTAGAAGCAGAAGTTACTAGTTTAGTGCCTGCATCTTACTTACAAGAACATAGAAATGCAACTTTTATTTTAGATCAAGCGGCAGCTTCTAAATTAACAAGAATTAATACTCCTTGGTTGGTAGAAAAAATTGTTTGGACAGATCAATTAATTAGAAAGGCTGTTTTAAGTTTAGCTCTAAACTTAAAGAAACCTATTTTAATGTTAACTGATGCAGATTACATAGAAAACGGAATGAGCGATTTGTTAGCAGACTCAGGTCCTGCGTATGACATCAACATAAAAATATTCAATAAACTACAAAACACCATTACAGGTTGGCCAGGTGGAAAACCAAATGCAGACGATAGTAAAAGACCAGAAAGAGCAGAACCTGCTAAGAAACGTGTCTTAATTTTTAGTCCTCACCCAGATGATGATATCATTAGTATGGGTGGTACTTTTAAGAGATTGCATGAACAAGGTCATGAAGTGCATTTAGGATATCAAACTTCTGGTAATATTGCGGTTGCAGATGATGAAGCATTGCGTTTTGCTAGTTTTGTGTGTGATTACAATGAAAAATTCGGAATTGATAATTCTGAAGCAACTACAATTTACAAGAATGCAGCTACCTTTTTAAAGAACAAAAAAGCAAGTGAAATAGATACTCCAGAGGTTCGCTATATAAAAGGATTGATCAGAAAAGGAGAAGCAAGAGCAGCCTGTAATTTTATAGGTTTGCCAGATTTACAGATTCATTTTATGAACCTTCCTTTTTATGAAACAGGAGCCATAAAAAAGAACCCAATTGGTGTTGGAGATGTAGAAATAACCAAAGAATTAATTGAAAAAATTAAGCCACATCAAATATTTGCAGCAGGAGATTTAGCAGATCCTCATGGTACTCATAAAGTATGTTTAGATGCAATTTTTGCAGCCGTAAGAGAACTAAAACCTAAGAAATTTATGAAAGATTGTTGGGTTTGGTTATACAGAGGTGCATGGCAAGAATGGGGAGTTGATGAAATAGAAATGGCAGTACCAATGGGTCCTGATCAAGTTTTAGAAAAACGAAAAGGAATTTTTAAACATCAATCTCAAAAAGACGGTGTTGTTTTTCAAGGAGCAGATAGTAGAGAGTTTTGGCAACGTGCAGAAGACAGAAATAGAGAAACTGCAGAATTATATGATCAATTAGGGTTGTCTCATTACGCTGCTATGGAAGCGTTTGTAAGATGGCATTATTAA
- a CDS encoding IS3 family transposase (programmed frameshift), whose amino-acid sequence MAKRYDNELKVTIVELLQSGIKAKQISEDYVVAPSLISRWKKDYEAKSGDFSKKRELTKEEQELKALRKELRDVKMERDIFKKGSKHLFQERPIKYQFILSNETDFVVEKMCKCMRVSKNAYYNWRKSRGLVRAKNSVILLKERIKAIFEDSKEIYGSCRIQKMLEREDLNYCRSYISILMKEMGLKSVLRRKFVNTTDSKHSFPLAKNELDREFSSSIIGEKWVSDITYIRVNNSWNYLTTIIDLADRKVVGWALSEDMTVQNTVLKAWVHARRTRDISNNFIFHSDRGVQYSANTMTNIFSFNSNITQSMSRKGNCWDNAVAESFFKTIKHEWLYRFKFKSYLQLFDKVSQYITWYNTKRIHSSLDYLTPLEMELKLKRIINNAA is encoded by the exons ATGGCAAAAAGATACGATAACGAATTAAAGGTTACAATAGTAGAACTATTGCAATCAGGAATCAAGGCAAAACAAATTAGCGAGGACTATGTTGTTGCTCCCAGCCTTATAAGTCGTTGGAAAAAGGATTATGAGGCTAAATCTGGAGACTTTTCCAAGAAAAGGGAACTTACAAAAGAAGAGCAAGAACTTAAAGCGCTGCGTAAAGAATTACGTGATGTGAAAATGGAGCGTGATATTT TTAAAAAAGGCAGTAAGCATCTTTTCCAAGAGCGACCAATAAAATATCAATTCATATTATCAAATGAAACAGATTTTGTGGTTGAGAAGATGTGTAAATGTATGCGGGTCAGTAAAAATGCATATTACAATTGGCGTAAGAGCAGGGGGTTAGTAAGAGCTAAAAACTCCGTAATACTCCTAAAAGAAAGGATTAAGGCAATTTTTGAAGACAGTAAAGAGATTTATGGAAGCTGTAGAATACAAAAAATGTTAGAACGAGAAGACCTGAATTATTGCCGTTCTTATATCTCAATATTGATGAAAGAAATGGGACTAAAAAGTGTTTTAAGAAGAAAGTTTGTAAACACAACAGATTCCAAGCATAGCTTTCCATTGGCTAAAAATGAACTGGATAGAGAATTTTCAAGTTCAATAATAGGAGAAAAATGGGTGTCAGATATTACTTATATTAGGGTAAATAACAGCTGGAATTACCTAACAACTATTATAGATTTAGCTGACAGAAAAGTAGTAGGATGGGCGTTAAGTGAAGACATGACGGTTCAAAATACAGTACTAAAAGCCTGGGTTCATGCTAGAAGAACAAGAGATATTTCAAATAACTTCATATTTCATTCTGACAGAGGGGTTCAATATTCAGCTAATACAATGACTAATATCTTTTCTTTCAATAGCAATATAACACAATCCATGAGCAGGAAAGGGAACTGTTGGGATAATGCAGTAGCGGAAAGCTTTTTCAAGACTATTAAACACGAATGGCTGTATCGCTTTAAATTTAAATCTTACTTGCAATTATTTGACAAAGTAAGCCAATACATTACTTGGTATAACACAAAGAGAATTCATTCAAGCCTGGATTATTTAACACCATTAGAAATGGAACTAAAACTAAAACGAATTATCAACAATGCGGCCTAA
- a CDS encoding sodium:solute symporter family transporter, which translates to MKKNQSLVLILFIVLTLIPFYGQEISKLSITDLPSLPADNTSTESLGFAGMLGGTHNGVFLAAGGANFPDGLPWEGGDKVWSKRIYIFENNEWRLSTKQLPIPLGYAASVATPKGVLSIGGNNKTLISDKVLLLSYNKSTKDVEISEYPNLPEPLAFSSAVVVDDFVYVVGGNNNVKNSTNLFYRLNLKENNWIKLADFPGAPRALNSIAVQETQTNKKLFVIGGRNEVAGKKSKTLTSYLSYDFKEKKWQEEGDLEIDGKPRVLMGASAETMGSMHIMTYGGSDESLFDELENISLQMGATQDDSIVNQLKKRRDSILNNHEGFSKDILAYNTITKKWFVYDRITTKIPVTALSFKNNDEFVIVSGEVSPGIRTPGVQIFKIGDADHPFGIVNYTILALYLLISVLIGLYFARKQKSTEDYFTGGGRIPWWAAGLSVFGTLLSAITFMAIPAKAFVTDWSFFFLNITAILITPVIAFIFIPFFNRLKIKTAYEYLEDRFNYTARAFGSLSFILFQLGRIGIVLLLPSLAISIVTGIPVETSILIMGILCVFYTTFGGIEAVIWTDVMQVVVLLGGSVLAVVWIMLHTETSFGDMITYASERDKFNIANFEMNFTDSTFWVVFIGGLASAMVTQGTDQTIVQRFLTSSSVKESQKTLYTNAVLTLPATIIFFGLGTLLFVFYTEMPEKLSPAISNNDSIFPWYIVRELPVGVSGLLVAGIFSAAMSSISSSLNSVSTAYCNDFHMHFKPNMPDVNLLKIARIVTLVTGVLGVLLALWMAGSNIKSLWDQFYRFLGLFTGGLGGMFLLGMLTKKANAKGTLLGLLVSAIFIWYISVFTEINFLMYSFLGVASCFCFGYIFSLILPNKQKVESF; encoded by the coding sequence ATGAAAAAAAATCAAAGTTTAGTCTTAATTCTATTTATAGTTTTAACTTTAATTCCTTTTTACGGACAAGAAATATCCAAATTAAGTATTACCGATTTACCAAGTTTACCAGCAGATAATACTTCTACAGAATCGTTAGGATTTGCGGGTATGTTGGGTGGTACTCATAATGGAGTGTTTTTAGCTGCAGGTGGAGCTAATTTTCCTGATGGTTTGCCATGGGAGGGTGGTGATAAAGTATGGAGTAAGCGTATTTATATTTTTGAAAACAACGAATGGCGATTATCTACAAAACAATTACCTATTCCTTTAGGATATGCAGCTTCAGTTGCTACTCCAAAAGGAGTTTTAAGTATTGGGGGTAATAATAAAACTCTTATAAGTGATAAAGTGCTGCTTTTGTCTTATAATAAATCTACCAAAGATGTTGAGATTTCAGAATACCCAAACCTTCCTGAACCTTTAGCATTTTCATCTGCCGTTGTAGTAGATGATTTTGTATATGTAGTAGGTGGTAATAATAATGTTAAGAATAGCACAAACTTATTTTATAGACTAAATCTAAAAGAGAACAATTGGATAAAATTAGCAGATTTTCCTGGTGCTCCCAGAGCACTTAATAGTATAGCGGTTCAAGAAACACAAACCAATAAAAAATTATTTGTTATTGGTGGAAGAAATGAAGTGGCCGGGAAAAAATCTAAAACACTTACAAGTTATTTATCTTATGATTTTAAGGAGAAAAAATGGCAAGAAGAAGGAGATCTCGAAATAGATGGAAAACCTAGAGTTTTAATGGGTGCTTCAGCAGAAACGATGGGGTCTATGCATATTATGACTTATGGCGGTAGTGATGAGTCTCTTTTTGATGAGTTGGAAAATATTTCTCTACAAATGGGAGCTACACAAGATGATTCTATCGTGAACCAATTGAAAAAAAGAAGAGACTCTATTTTAAATAATCATGAAGGTTTTTCTAAAGATATTTTAGCTTATAACACCATAACAAAGAAATGGTTTGTTTATGATCGTATTACAACAAAAATACCTGTAACAGCACTTTCGTTTAAAAATAATGATGAATTTGTAATTGTTTCTGGAGAAGTTTCTCCTGGGATACGGACACCAGGTGTGCAAATTTTTAAAATTGGGGATGCTGATCATCCTTTCGGAATAGTTAATTATACTATACTGGCTTTGTACTTATTGATCTCTGTATTAATTGGTCTTTATTTTGCTCGTAAACAAAAATCTACAGAAGACTACTTTACAGGTGGAGGTAGAATACCTTGGTGGGCAGCAGGTTTAAGTGTTTTTGGTACTTTACTAAGTGCTATTACATTTATGGCTATTCCTGCCAAAGCCTTTGTAACAGATTGGTCTTTCTTTTTCTTAAATATTACGGCAATTTTAATAACGCCAGTTATTGCTTTTATTTTTATTCCTTTTTTTAATAGGTTAAAAATAAAAACAGCTTACGAATACTTAGAAGATCGCTTTAATTATACAGCACGTGCTTTTGGTAGTTTATCTTTTATATTATTTCAATTAGGAAGAATTGGTATTGTATTATTATTACCTTCTTTAGCAATTTCTATTGTAACGGGGATTCCTGTAGAAACCAGTATTTTAATAATGGGAATACTTTGTGTTTTTTATACCACTTTTGGAGGTATTGAAGCAGTTATTTGGACGGATGTAATGCAAGTAGTTGTGCTTCTTGGAGGAAGTGTATTAGCGGTAGTATGGATTATGTTACATACAGAAACTTCTTTTGGAGATATGATAACCTATGCATCTGAAAGGGATAAGTTCAATATAGCTAATTTTGAGATGAATTTTACAGATTCTACTTTTTGGGTTGTATTTATTGGAGGGCTTGCTTCTGCAATGGTTACTCAGGGTACAGACCAAACTATAGTACAACGTTTCTTAACAAGTTCTAGTGTAAAAGAATCTCAAAAAACGCTTTACACGAATGCAGTACTTACGCTACCAGCAACAATAATATTTTTTGGTTTAGGTACACTCTTGTTTGTTTTTTATACAGAAATGCCAGAAAAATTATCGCCTGCAATTTCAAATAACGATTCTATTTTTCCTTGGTATATTGTTAGAGAATTACCAGTAGGAGTTTCTGGTTTATTGGTAGCAGGTATCTTTTCTGCAGCAATGTCTAGTATTAGTAGTAGTTTAAATTCTGTTTCTACAGCGTATTGCAACGATTTTCACATGCATTTTAAACCTAATATGCCAGATGTAAATCTTTTAAAAATAGCAAGGATAGTAACTTTAGTAACAGGTGTTTTAGGTGTGTTGTTGGCACTTTGGATGGCTGGTTCTAATATTAAATCTCTTTGGGATCAATTTTATCGTTTTTTAGGTCTTTTTACAGGAGGTTTAGGGGGTATGTTTCTTTTAGGGATGCTTACTAAAAAAGCCAATGCAAAAGGAACGTTATTAGGCTTGTTGGTAAGTGCTATTTTTATTTGGTATATAAGTGTATTTACTGAAATCAATTTTTTAATGTATTCATTTTTAGGTGTAGCTTCTTGTTTTTGTTTTGGATATATTTTTAGTTTGATATTACCTAATAAGCAAAAGGTAGAAAGTTTTTAG
- a CDS encoding beta-N-acetylhexosaminidase, whose protein sequence is MKTTFLTLIIMMLFACNTPYKDHQNLATDYQIIPKPVSLELSNGLFLVDHKTKVVGAENLKNEGDYLADMLSHISGSNITFKATSTGNIELKIDEAIENNEGYTLSVTYNKITISGKTAKGVFYGIQTLKQLIPATKVSQETALTIPAVTIKDEPRFIYRGMHLDVARHFFSIDFIKKYIDLLAMHKMNTFHWHLTEDQGWRIEIKKYPKLTQVGSKRHGTINGHFNKKEGNDETAYGGFYTQEDIKEVVKYATERHVTVIPEIELPGHASAAIAAYSFLSCFPEEPTIVSNNMGSKAGQKIQANGTPKIVQETWGVFDDVFCAGNEKTFQFLEDVLAEVIPLFPSEYIHIGGDECPKSNWKRCADCQKRIKDNNLTDEHHLQSYFIQRIEKYLNAKGKKIIGWDEILEGGLAPNATVMSWRGEKGGIVAAKEQHDVIMTPGHSCYFDHYQTENKEEEPLAIGGKTTVADVYAYEPIPKELSQEESKYVLGAQGNVWTEYMETSDHVEYMILPRMTALSEVIWSPKETKDFNDFKLRLKNMKEHYDAMDLNYAKHIFETK, encoded by the coding sequence ATGAAAACTACTTTTTTAACATTAATCATAATGATGCTTTTTGCATGTAACACCCCATACAAAGACCATCAGAATTTAGCAACAGATTATCAAATTATTCCAAAACCAGTGTCTTTAGAACTATCTAATGGTCTATTTTTGGTTGATCATAAAACGAAGGTTGTTGGTGCCGAAAATTTAAAAAATGAAGGTGATTATCTTGCAGATATGTTAAGTCATATTTCAGGTTCAAACATTACTTTTAAAGCAACTTCTACTGGTAATATTGAATTAAAAATTGATGAGGCTATAGAAAATAATGAAGGATATACACTTTCTGTTACCTACAACAAAATAACTATTTCTGGTAAAACAGCAAAAGGTGTGTTTTATGGTATTCAAACATTAAAACAATTAATACCAGCCACAAAAGTTAGCCAAGAAACAGCACTAACCATACCTGCAGTTACTATAAAAGATGAGCCAAGGTTTATTTATAGAGGAATGCATTTAGATGTAGCTCGTCATTTTTTCTCAATAGATTTTATAAAAAAATACATCGATTTATTAGCAATGCATAAAATGAATACGTTTCATTGGCATTTAACAGAAGATCAAGGGTGGCGTATTGAAATTAAAAAATATCCAAAACTTACCCAAGTGGGTTCTAAAAGACATGGAACTATTAATGGGCATTTTAATAAAAAAGAAGGAAATGATGAAACAGCCTACGGCGGATTTTACACGCAAGAAGATATTAAGGAAGTTGTTAAATATGCTACTGAAAGACATGTAACCGTAATTCCAGAAATAGAATTACCTGGTCATGCTAGTGCTGCAATTGCTGCCTACTCATTTTTAAGCTGTTTTCCAGAAGAACCAACCATCGTTAGCAACAACATGGGCTCTAAAGCAGGACAAAAAATACAAGCCAATGGTACACCAAAAATAGTACAAGAAACTTGGGGTGTTTTCGATGATGTTTTTTGTGCAGGAAATGAGAAAACGTTTCAGTTTCTAGAAGATGTATTAGCAGAAGTAATTCCGTTATTTCCATCAGAATACATCCATATTGGTGGAGATGAATGCCCTAAATCTAACTGGAAACGATGTGCAGATTGCCAAAAGAGAATTAAAGATAACAACCTAACAGATGAACACCATTTACAAAGTTATTTTATTCAACGTATAGAAAAATACTTAAATGCTAAAGGCAAAAAAATTATTGGTTGGGATGAAATCTTAGAAGGAGGTTTGGCACCTAATGCCACGGTAATGTCTTGGAGAGGAGAAAAAGGCGGAATAGTAGCCGCAAAAGAACAGCATGATGTTATTATGACACCAGGACACTCTTGTTATTTTGACCATTATCAAACTGAAAACAAAGAAGAGGAACCTTTAGCAATAGGTGGTAAAACAACCGTAGCAGATGTATATGCTTATGAACCGATCCCTAAAGAATTAAGCCAAGAGGAAAGTAAATATGTTTTAGGAGCCCAAGGAAATGTTTGGACTGAATATATGGAAACTTCAGACCACGTAGAATATATGATTTTACCTAGAATGACAGCTTTATCAGAGGTAATATGGTCTCCTAAAGAAACCAAAGATTTTAACGATTTTAAATTGCGTTTAAAAAATATGAAAGAACATTATGACGCTATGGACCTAAATTATGCAAAACATATCTTTGAAACTAAATAA